The DNA sequence CCCCCAGAAGATCACGCGCTTGCCAGTGGGGGAAATGACGACGAATCAAGGCGTTAAGTTCCAGCTCAAATTCACTATAGTGTGACGGACTGGCATCAGCCACGCTGAACGTCTCTTCAATCATACCCGCGCCGACGGTGACGTTACTCAGGGAATCGATAAAGATCATGCCTCCGGTTACCGGATGTTGCTGATAATTGTCCAACACCACGGGTTCATCGAAAATTACCTCGGCCTGACCGATACCGTTTAATGGCAGTGTTTCCGCGGGGAAATGTTGCAATGTGTTGATATCCACCTGATGCACTATCTTATCGACACGCGCTCGGGTCTTTTTACCGGCAATTTTTACGTCAAAGCGCTGCCCTGATGCCAGCGGCTTTTCCGTCATCCAGACGATATCGACCCTGGCGTGTTGTACTGGTTGTAAATGGTCATCTTCACCGATTAGTACGTCTCCACGACTGATATCAATTTCATCATTGAGTACCAGCGTGATCGCTTCGCCGGCATACGCCTCAGTCTGGTCACCATCAAACGTGACTATGCGTGCCACAGAGCTGCGCTTACCGGAAGGCAGCACTTTTATCAGGTCGCCCACAGCTATCTGTCCTGACGCGAGTGTACCGGCATAGCCGCGAAAATCGAGGTTCGGGCGGTTAACATACTGCACCGGAAAACGTAATGGCTGCTGATCAACCACACGCTGAATTTCAATGGTTTCAAGCAACTGCAATAAGGTTGGGCCACTGTACCAGTTCATTGATGCTGACGGCGAAGCCACATTTTCCCCTTCCAGCGCAGAAATCGGGACAAAGCGAATATCCGGCGCACCCGGCAGCTGCCCGGCAAAATCAAGATAATCCTGCCTGATAGCCTCAAATTGTGTCTGGCTGTATTCCACCAGATCCATCTTGTTAATCGCCACAATCAAATGGCGGATCCCCAGCAAAGTGGAGATAAAGCTGTGTCGCCGGGTTTGATCGAGCACCCCTTTCCGGGCATCAATCAGCAATATTGCCAGGTCACAGGTCGATGCCCCGGTCGCCATATTGCGTGTGTATTGTTCGTGTCCTGGCGTGTCAGCAATAATAAACTTCCGTTTCTCGGTTGAGAAATAACGATAAGCCACATCGATCGTGATGCCCTGCTCACGCTCTGCCTGTAAGCCGTCCACCAGCAACGCAAGGTCGAGTTTTTCACCTTGCGTGCCATGGCGCTTACTGTCACTCTGTAATGACGATAACTGATCTTCATAAATTTGTCGGGTGTCATGCAGCAGACGGCCAATCAGGGTACTTTTCCCGTCATCGACACTGCCACAGGTCAGAAAACGCAGCAGGCTCTTATGTTGCTGCGCATGCAGCCAGGCTTCCACACCACCCTGTTGAGCTATTTGTTGTGCAATTACACTGTTCATGGTGCCTCCTCAGAAGTAGCCCTGGCGTTTTTTAAGTTCCATCGAACCCGCCTGATCTTTGTCAATCACCCGCCCCTGACGCTCGCTGGTGGTTGAAATCAGCATCTCCTCAATGATCCCGGGAAGCGTGGTGGCTGAGGACTCAACTGCGCCGGTTAACGGCCAGCAGCCAAGTGTGCGGAAGCGTACCTGTCGCTGCGTGATGACCTCACCAGGTTGCAGATCAATACGATCATCGTCGACCATCATCAGCATACTGTCGCGCTCCAGCACCGGCCGCAGTGCAGCCAGATAGAGCGGTACGATGTCGATATTCTCCAGAAAAATATATTGCCAGATATCCAGCTCGGTCCAGTTAGAGAGAGGAAAAACGCGAATACTCTCACCCTTGTTTATCTGCCCGTTGTAGTTATGCCACAACTCAGGACGCTGATTTTTGGGGTCCCAGCGATGGAAACGATCACGAAAAGAGTAGATACGCTCTTTAGCCCGCGATTTCTCTTCATCGCGCCGTGCACCACCGAATGCCGCATCAAAACCATATTTGTCGAGTGCCTGTTTTAGCCCCTCGGTTTTCATAATGTCAGTATGTCTGGCACTGCCGTGGACGAAAGGGTTGATGCCCATCGCCACCCCTTCCGGATTACGGTGCACCAACAGTTCAGCGCCAAGCGCCTTTACCGTCCGGTCACGGAAAGCGTACATTTCCTGGAATTTCCATCCGGTGTCCACATGCAGCAAAGGAAAAGGCAGTGTTCCCGGATAAAAAGCTTTGCGCGCCAGATGAAGCATTACCGAAGAGTCTTTACCAATTGAATAGAGCATCACCGGATGACTAAACTCTGCTGCTACCTCACGCAAAATATGAATACTCTCTGCTTCAAGCTGCCGCAGGTGAGTAAGACGTTTTTGATCCATTTTTTTACCTCAAACCAGATTCGCAACGTCAGACGCGCGTCCTGCGGGCTGTGTTATGTGTTGAAACCATGCCAGTTGCTGATGCAATGTGACGACTTCACCAATTACCAGCAATGCCGGAGTGGGTGCTTCCAGTGCCAGTACTTCGAGCTCTTGCAGTGTGCCTGTGAGCACTTGCTGATCGCTCCGGGTACCCCGTCCGATCACGGCAACCGGGGTAGACGCTGCTCGCCCGTGGGCTATCAATTGCGCAGAGATATCGGCGGCTTTCATTGCCCCCATATAAATAGCCAGAGTCTGATGGGGACGCGCCAGCGCCGACCAGTCGAGCCCTTCGCCTTCTGCACGACAATGGCCGGTGATAAACACCACACTTTGTGCGTAGTCTCGATGCGTTAACGGAATACCCGCATAGGCAGTGGCACCGGCGGCGGCCGTAACCCCAGGAACCACCTGAAAAGGAATGCCCGCCTGAGCCGCTGCCTGTAACTCTTCTCCACCACGACCAAAAATAAATGGATCACCACCTTTCAGCCTGACAACACGTTGTCCCTGGCGCGCCAGAGTGACCATTAACTGATTAATCTCAGCCTGAGGTAACGTATGCTGATGCGCGCGTTTACCCACACAAATTTTCTCTGCATCGCGACGCACCAGTTCGAGTATCTCTTCACTTACTAAATGGTCATAGAGCACTACATCCGCCTGTTGCATGACCTGTAATGCGCGTAATGTCAATAAGGTGGCATCGCCTGGACCTGCCCCCACCAGCACAATCTCGCCCTGAGCGGTTGCCGGGGCATCGAGCAAAGTATCAAGGGTGTCGCAGGCAGCCCGCTCATCACCAGCGGCCACCTGGCTGGCAAAAACACCGTTAAACACCCGCTCCCAGAAATAGCGGCGTTCTGGCATTTTTTTAAACCGCTGCTTAACTTTTTCCCGCCACTTTCCGGCAAGGACGGCCATTTTCCCCAGATGATGCGGCAATAACGTTTCCAGCTTTTCACGCAACATTCTGGCCAGCACGGGTGCTTTTCCGCTGGAAGATATGGCTACCACCAGTGGTGACCTGTCAACAATAGAAGGAAATATAAACGAGCACTTAGGCTGATCATCGACCACATTCACCAGCATACGTCGCTCGCTGGCATCAGCAAAAATACGTTGATTCAGCTCACTATTATCAGTTGCTGCAATGACTAAAAAAACGTTATCGAGCAGATCCGCATGATAAGTATCGGCAATCCAGTTAACGACCTTTTGCGTCTTCAGGATGATCAGTTCTTCACAAAGCGCCAGCGCGGCTATCTCTATTTGCGCCCCTGCGCGGCGTAAAAATTCAATTTTACGCGCAGCGACATCACCGCCGCCTACCACTAAAACGGGCTTATCGCGGACGTCAATAAATATTGGAAGATAATCCACATTAACCTTGTGACAACTGACCCAAATTACCCGGACTATACCGCTGTAACCGTCGTGAGGGTAATTACTTATCGGTATGAGATGTGACAGAAAAGAATAACGCGAGGGCGCGCACGACAATCATCGCCCTTAGCATAATAAAAACCACGCTATTCGTGCAGACCGCACTCACGCTTTAACCCGAAGAAGCGGGTCTCTTCCTCTGCCATGCCGGGTTGCCATTTTTGCGTGGTATGTGTGTCACCAACCGAGAGATAACCCTGCTCCCATAATGGGTGATAACTGAGCCCCTGAGCCTGAAGATAGCGATAAATCTGTCGGTTATCCCAGTCGATAATCGGCAGTAACTTGAATACGCCGCGCCGAACGGCCAGCACAGGTAGCTGCGCGCGTGAGCCGGATTGTTCACGGCGTAGCCCGGCAAACCATGTACCAGCATTCAACTGTTGCAGGGCGCGTTGCATTGGCTCTACTTTATTAAGATAGTTGTAGCGTTCAATCCCTTCGACTCCCTGCTCCCACAATTTTCCATAGCGTGCTTCCTGCCAGGCGGCACTCTGTGTAGCCCGGTAGATATGCAGGTTAAGCTGTAATTTTTCTGTCAGTTCATCAATAAACTGGTAAGTTTCAGGAAACAGATACCCGGTGTCCGTCAGAATGACCGGAATATCGGGTTTTATCCGGCTGATCAGATGCAGACAGACTGCGGCCTGAATACCAAAACTGGATGACAGTACCGCCTCACCCGGTAAATTTTCCAGCGCCCACTCTACACGCGCCTGTGCGGATAACCCCTCCAGGAGGAGATTGGTATCCGCCAGCGCCAGACGCTGTTGCTCTTCGGGTAATACCGATAATGCAGTTAAATCAAGCGCTGACATATTTACCTCCGCTATGACCAGAACTCTCTGGCAGGATCTCTGACCGGTTCCACCACACCACTACGTACCGTGAAGTCACCAAAACCTTCCTGCCACTCACGCTCTTTAGCCCAGCGCCCTATCAGCTCGTCAAGAACAGACAGAATCTCTTCCGCTGTGATGTTTTCGCGATACATCCGTGGAATACGTGTTCCAATACGATTGCTGCCCAGATGCAGGTTATAACGCCCGGGCGCTTTACCCACCAACCCCACCTCGGCCAGCAGAGCTCTGCCACATCCGTTAGGACAGCCAGTAACACGCAAAACAATATTTTCGTCGGCAACACCATGGCGCACCATCAGTGTTTCGACTTCACCGACAAATCCGGGCAGAAACCGTTCAGCTTCTGCCATCGCCAGCGGGCAGGTAGGAAACGCGACACAGGCCATACTGTTTTCCCGCAATGGCGTAACGTTTTCCATTAATCCATGTTCACGCGCAAGTTGCTCAATCTGCGCTTTGTCTGATTCGGGTACCGAGGCGACTATCAGATTTTGGTTCGCGGTCAGACGAAAATCCCCCTGATGCACTTTGGCAATCGCGGCAAGACCACTTTTTAATGGTCTGCCTGGGTAGTCGAGAATACGCCCGATTTCGATAAATAAAGTCAGATGCCAATGATTATCAATCCCCTTCACCCAGCCAAATCGATCACCACGGGTGGTGAAGGTGTAAGGTTTCACCGGCGCAAAAACCATTCCGGCACGTCGCTCAACTTCGGCTTTAAACGTTTCGACCCCGACTCTTTCCAGCGTATATTTGGTTTTGGCATTTTTACGATCGGTACGATTGCCCCAGTCGCGTTGTGTCGTTACAACCGCTTCAGCAACCGCCAGGGTTTTCTCCAGAGGTAAAAAACCAAAGTCACTCGCCGTTCTGGCATAAGTCGCTTTGTTACCATGATCGATGGATAACCCCCCGCCGACCAGCAGGTTGAAACCTATCAAACGTCCCTGCTCCTCGACCGCAATGAAGTTCATATCATTAGCATGGAGATCGACATCGTTGTGCGGAGGAATCACTACCGTGGTTTTAAATTTGCGAGGCAAATAGGTTTCACCAAGAATCGGTTCTTCATCTGTGGTGGCCACTTTTTCCTGGTCCAGCCAGATCTCGGCATAGGCACGCGTGCGTGGCAGCAGATGCTCAGAGATGCGTTTCGCCCATTCATACGCTTCCTGATGCAGTGCGGATTCGATCGGGTTTGAAGTACACAATACATTGCGGTTGACATCGTTGGCGGTTGCCAGTGCATCCAGTCCCACCTCATGCAACATCTGGTGGGCCGGTTTAACATTGCCTTTCAGAATGCCGTGAAACTGAAATGTCTGACGATTAGTCAGACGAATGCTGCCATATAAGGTGTTCTCTTCGGCAAAACGGTCAATCGCCAGCCACTGCACAGGCGTGATGATCCCGCCCGGCAAACGACAACGTAGCATCATGGCATGACGAGGTTCGAGTTTTTGCAGCGCGCGCTCGGCGCGAATATCACGATCATCCTGCTGATACATACCGTGAAAACGAATGAGCAGAAAGTTATCGCCACGGAAGCCACCAGTCAGCCCATCCTGCAGATCATCAGCGATGGTGCCTCGCAGATAATGACTCTGTTTTTTCAGGCGCTCTGCATCAACCAGTTTGCCTTCTACTACCAGAGGGCCTGGGTGTTGTTCATTTGTCATTAGTACACGTCTCGCTGGTAGCGGCGCTCTATGCGCAATTCACTGAGAAATTCATCGGCGGCTTCACTGTCCATGCCACCCTGTTCAGCCACCACCTCCAGCAGCGCCTTTTCAACATCTTTTGCCATCCGGCTGGCATCACCGCAGACATACAGGTGAGCCCCTTCCGTCAACCATTGCCAGATTTCCGCTCCCTGCTGACGAATTTTATCCTGCACATAAACTTTATCCTGCTGGTCCCGCGACCAGGCAAGGTCAATGTTGGTTAATACACCCTCTTTGACGTAGCGTTGCCACTCTACCTGATAAAGAAAATCATCGGTGAAATGCGGATTGCCGAAGAAGAGCCAGTTTTTACCTTCTGCCCCTTCAGCTTCACGTTGCTGAATAAAAGCACGAAACGGCGCAATACCCGTACCTGGTCCTATCATAATGACTGGCGTAGCCGGATTTTCCGGCAAACGAAAGTTATCATTGTGCTCTATGAATACCCGCACTTCCGCATCTTCATCACAACGGTCTGCCAGATAGCCGGAAGCGCCTCCGGTGTGTTCACGCCCGTCGATCTGATAGCGCACCACACCAACCGTAATATGTACCTCGTTATCAGTTTCCGCCAGTGAGGAGGCGATGGAATAGAGACGCGGGGTCAAAGGGCGTAATAAGGGAACAAATTGTTCAGCCGTTAGTTGTACCGGTGCCTGGCGGATCATTTCAACCAATGGTACGCGCTGAGCGTATTGCTGCAAGGCTTCACGATCGCTGACCAGTGCCAGGAGTTCGTTATCGCGAGCCAGGGCAGCGTACTGCTGTACTATCTGGGCGGTGTTCACCGTCAATTCAACATTTTTTTGCAACAACTCACGCAAAGCAACCGGCTGTCCATGCCACGAAACCTGTTCATCACCCTGTAACCATAATAGCTGCAAAATTTCATCAACCAGCAAGGGATCGTTTTCGTACCAGACCCCTAAAGCATCACCTGGCTGGTAGTGCATTCCTGAATCAGCGAGATCAATCTCGATATGTCGCACATCTTTCGTTGAGTCACGCCCGGTTATTTTCTGATTAGTCAGCAGAGTCGCTACCAGCGGTGTTTCTTTACTGTAGAGTGCAGTGAGTGCCGGTGTGCTATGGCCTGTCGCCACCGCCGACTCTATCGTGCTGCCGGGTGCGCGTGCTGCTAACAACTCTGCCAGGGTTTTCCGCCACCCGAGAGCTGTGTCGTGATAGTCAACATCGGCATCCACGCGCGACAGTAGTCTTTCTCCGCCGAGTTCGGCCAGCCGTTGATCAAAATCTTTACCTGCCTGACAGAACAGGTTGTAGGAGCTGTCACCCAAGGCTAAAACTGCAAAAGCCGTATTGTCGAGCTTTGGTGCTTTTTTCGACATCAGGTATTTATGCAATGCCACCGCTTCTTCAGGAGGCTCACCCTCCCCCTGCGTTGAGGTGACGATGACCAGCAGTGTCTCCTGGGCGATTTGTTTGAATTTATATCCTCCTGCGTTCACCAGTTTTACATTGCACTGTTGTGCCAGCAAATCATCACGCAGCTGTTCAGCGATACGACGCGCATTGCCGGTCTGTGAAGCGGACAATAATGTGATGCTTTGTGCTGCTGGCGGAGTAAGTGCAGCTGTCTCCGGAGAAGATGACGGATTGACTCGTCCCCAGAAATAGCCAGAAAGCCAGGCAAGCTGCGTTGGCGAGAAGTCACCAGTAGCCGTCTGTAAACGAGTCCGCTGTTCGGCAGTAATCGGTAGCAGAGGGTCAATATGGGGTTGCTTGCTCATTGCGTGAAAATGTCCAGTCAGGTCAGGCGATAATATAAACCACGATACCAGACAGGGTAACCAGTTGCCTAATAACCCCATAATAAGGGTTGGTAATAACAAATAACCAAACGGACTTAAAAACTATACTGCAAAGGATACAACAGGAATTCAGACATAGAATCACATCTGCAAGACAGCCGCCATCGTTGCGATCACGGTGAATGTTTAACCATAAGCGATCAGCACACCTTAGTGGCAGCCGTCGAGGCTGTTTAACTGGTGTGAAGCAGGAACCTGATTCTGGTACTGGTATTTAATCCCGCCTGCGGGGTGCCCCGCTGTCGGTTTTCCGGTAGACTCGGCCTGCTTTTGAGAAAAATAAACGAGAATCCGATATGTCTACCACGCTATTTAAAGAGTTTCAGTTTGAAGCGGCCCATCATCTGCCACACGTTCCTGAAGGCCACAAATGTGGAAGGTTACACGGCCACTCATTTTTAGTCAGACTGGAGATAACCGGTGAGGTAGACCCTTACACGGGTTGGGTGATGGATTTTGCCGAACTGAAAGCGGCCTTCAAACCGTTGTATGAACAGCTCGATCATCACTACCTTAATGAGATTGACGGGCTGGAAAATCCGACCAGTGAAGTGCTGGCACGCTGGATCTGGGAAAAAATGAAACCACAATTGCCTGAACTGACCGCAGTGACTATCAAAGAAACCTGCACAGCAGGCTGCGTCTACCGGGGCTAGTCTCTGCAGTTCAGGCTGACAGGGTCAGGCAATATTGAGGTATTTATGCGTCTGCATCGAAAGTCGCCAGTTACGCGCTATGCAGGTATCGATGCAGAGTTGTGTCGCTGCTGCTTTCTGGCTGATGGGCTGTAATGCAATGATTCGTGGCTTGCTATCATCCAGCCCGGCTAACAGAACATCCAGCGCTTCAACATCCCGCTGGCGGGCTACGGGATGTTTGATTTCATCAGCCCGCAGCAGCGCCTGTGGATGGAGTTCATAGCCCCCGCGCATATTCACTTTTGGTGATACAGTCACCCAGCATTCCGGCACACAACGCACTTCGTGGGTACCACTGGTTTCAATCTGAGTGCTCATACCATTCTGATGCAGCGTTTCTGTCAGTGAAGTCAAATCATACAGGCAGGGTTCTCCCCCGGTGATAACGATATGGCGTGCTGTCCACTTCCGTTCGGCGATTGTCGCCAGCAATGCCTGCGCATCAGCAGCTCCCCAGTGATCACTTTCCTGCGTTTTGAGAATAATATCGCCAAGCGGACGCTGTTTGTCCTGCTGTTTTTCCCACGTGTGTTTAGTATCACACCAACTGCAACCCACCGGACAACCCTGCAACCGAATAAAGATGGCTGGCACACCGGTGTAAAATCCCTCTCCCTGCAGCGTCTGGAACATTTCATTAACTGGATACTGCATCATTTCCACCCGCCCGAATTTGAGGCCGTGGATTATGGCAGATTGTAGCTTATTAGCCAATCTATGGGGGAGAATTGATTTGAGAAGGAATAATAAAACCAACGATTATAACTTATGAGAAGTTTCAAAAAATCATGTAAAATCGGATATGGTGGTACCAGTTTCAATCGGCAATAATCAGAACGAGTTCTAAAAAACTATAAAAAACCTCAGAAAAATAATTACAGCGCTAATAAATAAAATCACAATGATATATTTCGACATCACAATATAAAATCACCCAACCCCAATATAGATAACTTGACGTTCAACCACAACTTGAATTACGATGTTGTAATCATCTACCCATCCTTCAACCCTTGATTCAAACTAACACTCTAGGATTAACATGTTTAAAATAAGAAAATTTAGTTACAGTTCTATTTCAAAAATAAAAAAAATGAGTTTTATAAATTAAGAAAAAAAATATTTAAAGATAGATTAGATTGGAACGTAAATTGGTTTCATGATTTAGAGTTTGATCAATATGATAATGAAAGCACCTGCTATCTCATTGGAACAATCGATAATAAAATAATTTGCGGCTCCAGACTTATTTAAATGAAAAACCCTAACATGATTACAGGTACTTTTTCTAGCCTTTTTAAAAACATACCTATCCCTGAAGGGGATTATATAGAGTCGAGTCGTTTTTTTGTGGACAAAAAAGGTAATTTAGACCAAAAAATACCAATAAGTTTTTTCCTATTTTTATCAACAATGAATTATGCCTTGAGTAAAAAATACACGTGAGTATTAACAATTGTAAGTAAAGGAATGTTAAATATAATAAAGAAATCAGGATGGAAACTGAATGTGATTTCAAAAGGATTATCTGAAAAAAACAAAGAAATATTTTTTATAAACTTACCTGTAGATAATGAGAATCAAAATACTCTAATTTAAAATATACAATCAAAAATAAATTTAAAGAAGGAGATTTTATTAAGCTGGCCGTTGGAAATATAAAAATCATTTGATAGGTTTAATTAAATTCAATTCTGTACCTAATTTTATTGCATGCTTCGCATTGATAACACCTAATTTCCTTACAACGTTACCAATATGAAATTTAACTGTACTAACTTTTATTCCAAGAATAATAGATATTTCCTGGTATGTTTTTCCTATGCTAGCCCAATATAAAATCTCATTTTCTCTTCCAGAAAAAATATTTTTATTGGGTTTTCTCCCACTTAACTCGCAGAGTTCATCCTCATATAAAAACTTTGTTTTTTCATATATATTCATTAGTAAAAAATGAAGATCTGCTTTTTTATCTTTTATCTCATCTTCAATATCCTTCCCTTCTATTTTTTGTAACACAATAGATAACATAGCCATATGATGATGACCGTCATGGAGCACAAATGTATAGCCGTTTGTGATATTATAATTACTTGAAATTTTAAAAATCTTAGAAAAATTCAGAATAGAATTCATTGATATATTTTCGTCCCACGAAAATGGGTAAACTCTTTTAAATGCATGAAGTACAACAGGATCCATAAATTGATAATTATTTTTTATATATACATCATACCATTCACTTGGATAGTTAGATGCCACGAATAAGTCAACTGGATTTTTTTTATTAATAAGAAGATATGCATAGTTAAAATCTCCAATGCATCGTAATTTTCTATTGATGTACTCATTCACTGCATCTTTAATATCAGGGTTTACAGTGGATAAATTCGACATTTTCACTCCTGATAATGAATCACTCATTCATCCCTATAAAACATAGTATAAACCTAATCATAGATCATTAATTAATATTAATCTATATAAAAATAGAAACACTAAATATAAAAATAAATGAAATGAAAAAATACACACAAAAATAATTTATTTAACTAGAATTTAATCTTTAAATAACCAAATAGAAAAAATAATGCGTTTTAAATCAAAAAATTCATAGGGAAATATGAAAAATCAGGCCCGAGAGCCTGATTTTTTTAGAATAATGAAAGCGTCAGATTACTGACCTTTCACCTCTTTCAAACCACTGAATGGTGCACGGCTACCCAGTGCTTCTTCAATACGGATCAGTTGGTTGTATTTTGCAACACGGTCAGAACGGCTCATTGAACCAGTTTTAATTTGACCAGCAGCAGTACCTACAGCCAGATCGGCAATGGTTGCATCTTCAGTTTCACCAGAACGGTGTGAGATAACCGCAGTGTAACCAGCATCTTTCGCCATTTTGATCGCAGCCAGTGTTTCGGTCAGAGAACCGATCTGGTTGAATTTGATCAGGATGGAGTTAGCGATGCCTTTTTCAATCC is a window from the Erwinia sp. genome containing:
- the cysN gene encoding Sulfate adenylyltransferase subunit 1 (ID:JIFNMEKO_02265;~source:Prodigal:2.6) is translated as MNSVIAQQIAQQGGVEAWLHAQQHKSLLRFLTCGSVDDGKSTLIGRLLHDTRQIYEDQLSSLQSDSKRHGTQGEKLDLALLVDGLQAEREQGITIDVAYRYFSTEKRKFIIADTPGHEQYTRNMATGASTCDLAILLIDARKGVLDQTRRHSFISTLLGIRHLIVAINKMDLVEYSQTQFEAIRQDYLDFAGQLPGAPDIRFVPISALEGENVASPSASMNWYSGPTLLQLLETIEIQRVVDQQPLRFPVQYVNRPNLDFRGYAGTLASGQIAVGDLIKVLPSGKRSSVARIVTFDGDQTEAYAGEAITLVLNDEIDISRGDVLIGEDDHLQPVQHARVDIVWMTEKPLASGQRFDVKIAGKKTRARVDKIVHQVDINTLQHFPAETLPLNGIGQAEVIFDEPVVLDNYQQHPVTGGMIFIDSLSNVTVGAGMIEETFSVADASPSHYSEFELELNALIRRHFPHWQARDLLGGN
- the cysD gene encoding Sulfate adenylyltransferase subunit 2 (ID:JIFNMEKO_02266;~source:Prodigal:2.6) — translated: MDQKRLTHLRQLEAESIHILREVAAEFSHPVMLYSIGKDSSVMLHLARKAFYPGTLPFPLLHVDTGWKFQEMYAFRDRTVKALGAELLVHRNPEGVAMGINPFVHGSARHTDIMKTEGLKQALDKYGFDAAFGGARRDEEKSRAKERIYSFRDRFHRWDPKNQRPELWHNYNGQINKGESIRVFPLSNWTELDIWQYIFLENIDIVPLYLAALRPVLERDSMLMMVDDDRIDLQPGEVITQRQVRFRTLGCWPLTGAVESSATTLPGIIEEMLISTTSERQGRVIDKDQAGSMELKKRQGYF
- the cysG_1 gene encoding Siroheme synthase (ID:JIFNMEKO_02267;~source:Prodigal:2.6); amino-acid sequence: MDYLPIFIDVRDKPVLVVGGGDVAARKIEFLRRAGAQIEIAALALCEELIILKTQKVVNWIADTYHADLLDNVFLVIAATDNSELNQRIFADASERRMLVNVVDDQPKCSFIFPSIVDRSPLVVAISSSGKAPVLARMLREKLETLLPHHLGKMAVLAGKWREKVKQRFKKMPERRYFWERVFNGVFASQVAAGDERAACDTLDTLLDAPATAQGEIVLVGAGPGDATLLTLRALQVMQQADVVLYDHLVSEEILELVRRDAEKICVGKRAHQHTLPQAEINQLMVTLARQGQRVVRLKGGDPFIFGRGGEELQAAAQAGIPFQVVPGVTAAAGATAYAGIPLTHRDYAQSVVFITGHCRAEGEGLDWSALARPHQTLAIYMGAMKAADISAQLIAHGRAASTPVAVIGRGTRSDQQVLTGTLQELEVLALEAPTPALLVIGEVVTLHQQLAWFQHITQPAGRASDVANLV
- the cysH gene encoding Phosphoadenosine phosphosulfate reductase (ID:JIFNMEKO_02268;~source:Prodigal:2.6) — protein: MSALDLTALSVLPEEQQRLALADTNLLLEGLSAQARVEWALENLPGEAVLSSSFGIQAAVCLHLISRIKPDIPVILTDTGYLFPETYQFIDELTEKLQLNLHIYRATQSAAWQEARYGKLWEQGVEGIERYNYLNKVEPMQRALQQLNAGTWFAGLRREQSGSRAQLPVLAVRRGVFKLLPIIDWDNRQIYRYLQAQGLSYHPLWEQGYLSVGDTHTTQKWQPGMAEEETRFFGLKRECGLHE
- the cysI gene encoding Sulfite reductase [NADPH] hemoprotein beta-component (ID:JIFNMEKO_02269;~source:Prodigal:2.6), with translation MTNEQHPGPLVVEGKLVDAERLKKQSHYLRGTIADDLQDGLTGGFRGDNFLLIRFHGMYQQDDRDIRAERALQKLEPRHAMMLRCRLPGGIITPVQWLAIDRFAEENTLYGSIRLTNRQTFQFHGILKGNVKPAHQMLHEVGLDALATANDVNRNVLCTSNPIESALHQEAYEWAKRISEHLLPRTRAYAEIWLDQEKVATTDEEPILGETYLPRKFKTTVVIPPHNDVDLHANDMNFIAVEEQGRLIGFNLLVGGGLSIDHGNKATYARTASDFGFLPLEKTLAVAEAVVTTQRDWGNRTDRKNAKTKYTLERVGVETFKAEVERRAGMVFAPVKPYTFTTRGDRFGWVKGIDNHWHLTLFIEIGRILDYPGRPLKSGLAAIAKVHQGDFRLTANQNLIVASVPESDKAQIEQLAREHGLMENVTPLRENSMACVAFPTCPLAMAEAERFLPGFVGEVETLMVRHGVADENIVLRVTGCPNGCGRALLAEVGLVGKAPGRYNLHLGSNRIGTRIPRMYRENITAEEILSVLDELIGRWAKEREWQEGFGDFTVRSGVVEPVRDPAREFWS
- the cysJ_2 gene encoding Sulfite reductase [NADPH] flavoprotein alpha-component (ID:JIFNMEKO_02270;~source:Prodigal:2.6), whose amino-acid sequence is MSKQPHIDPLLPITAEQRTRLQTATGDFSPTQLAWLSGYFWGRVNPSSSPETAALTPPAAQSITLLSASQTGNARRIAEQLRDDLLAQQCNVKLVNAGGYKFKQIAQETLLVIVTSTQGEGEPPEEAVALHKYLMSKKAPKLDNTAFAVLALGDSSYNLFCQAGKDFDQRLAELGGERLLSRVDADVDYHDTALGWRKTLAELLAARAPGSTIESAVATGHSTPALTALYSKETPLVATLLTNQKITGRDSTKDVRHIEIDLADSGMHYQPGDALGVWYENDPLLVDEILQLLWLQGDEQVSWHGQPVALRELLQKNVELTVNTAQIVQQYAALARDNELLALVSDREALQQYAQRVPLVEMIRQAPVQLTAEQFVPLLRPLTPRLYSIASSLAETDNEVHITVGVVRYQIDGREHTGGASGYLADRCDEDAEVRVFIEHNDNFRLPENPATPVIMIGPGTGIAPFRAFIQQREAEGAEGKNWLFFGNPHFTDDFLYQVEWQRYVKEGVLTNIDLAWSRDQQDKVYVQDKIRQQGAEIWQWLTEGAHLYVCGDASRMAKDVEKALLEVVAEQGGMDSEAADEFLSELRIERRYQRDVY
- the queD gene encoding 6-carboxy-5,6,7,8-tetrahydropterin synthase (ID:JIFNMEKO_02271;~source:Prodigal:2.6): MSTTLFKEFQFEAAHHLPHVPEGHKCGRLHGHSFLVRLEITGEVDPYTGWVMDFAELKAAFKPLYEQLDHHYLNEIDGLENPTSEVLARWIWEKMKPQLPELTAVTIKETCTAGCVYRG
- the queE gene encoding 7-carboxy-7-deazaguanine synthase (ID:JIFNMEKO_02272;~source:Prodigal:2.6) → MMQYPVNEMFQTLQGEGFYTGVPAIFIRLQGCPVGCSWCDTKHTWEKQQDKQRPLGDIILKTQESDHWGAADAQALLATIAERKWTARHIVITGGEPCLYDLTSLTETLHQNGMSTQIETSGTHEVRCVPECWVTVSPKVNMRGGYELHPQALLRADEIKHPVARQRDVEALDVLLAGLDDSKPRIIALQPISQKAAATQLCIDTCIARNWRLSMQTHKYLNIA